The DNA window TTCTGCTGAATAAAAGGAGTTTGATTCGAGGATTAAGTGCACAGGAAGGTATGTTGGCGCAGCGCCGTGTTCTTGGAGTTTAGCTGGTCGATTATGCTTAGTTATGGATTCTTTTGGTTGATTTTCCAGTATACTGCTGTTTTGTGTGTTTTCATCGATTTTTAAGGTCTGGATCTTTGAAATGGGAGGTGGGATTTGTTTCAACTGATGAAATAAACAAATTTggttttgattttggtttccctTTTATTGTGATTTAAGGCGGTGGTTTTGCTTTTTGAATTGTAGcacaaaaattttgttttttcttttaatttttcggcgtttttaattatattctgAAATGCTAAACTTGATTCTATAGTGAAAGTTTGAAGGTAGACTTGTTATTCATTCCTTGAGAGCCGAAGCTATCATGTCTGATCGAGTCGTGCAATCGGTTAGTGAAACCagtggaaggagtgtacagcctATGCAAACTTACCAATCTGTGTGGATGTCGCATTGGATACGGGCGAGCTGCAAGGCGACAGCAGAAACACTGAATCTTGCGACTGTCAAAGGACCTGCGGTGACTGAAACTAGGACTTCTGAAACGATGAATGACAGTACCAAAATGGGCACTGAAAGATTGGGATTTGGCAGTTCTATTTTCAAGCTCAGTCGAAAGACTGATGATATGCAAAGGGCTGTGATTCATGGCAACTTTGAGCGAGGTAAATATGTAGACATCAACAGGGGGGCTCAATTTCCCTCCATGCTTCGTGGGGTTCCTCTAGACGAAGGTACTTCAAAGAAtcctcttgaatggatgaaagATCATCCTTCTGCTGACGAGAGCGGCTTCGTGGCGATGAAGCCTTTGCAGGAAACTTTTGCTGAACCATCATCACTTAATGTTCTGTATAAACATGATCTAGGAAAATATGAATCGTGGAAAGGAAAATCTGGAGTTTCTTCTTTGATATGTGGAGCTGACGTTTCCAAAAATCTTTTTGATAGCACTAATCTGAGAGTGCAAGAGCATATAAGCTGCAATAAGCACAGCCAATCAGCAGATTTGGTTTGTCAAGAAAACAAGGACAGCCTACCACAATCAAAGAATTTAATGAATGCGTGTTTTAGGGAGAGTAATGCATCCCTTTTGTTTGATATTCCTTCCACGAGTCATAATCACTTGCCAACATTTAATCAGGAGTGGTTCCAAAAGATCCAGAAGTGTTCAGGTCTCAGACCGTACCCCGATCATTACATTGTTTCAGAGGAAACAGAGGAAAAGAAATCATATTACAATAGTTACTCTCTGCAAAAGTTACCAAATTGTCTTCATAATGTGGAAACGATGAGAATATGCACCACCATGGAAGAAGGAAATCTCAGAGGTTTTCCCGGGTTTTCTCAGACATCTCACAGTCTTTTGATCACGAAAACAACCGATTTCAATCTGTCAAAGGAATTTGATATTTTTGATGGTACAAGAGTAATTACTGAAGCGAATGGAAATATGGCCGGTAAAGGTAATCGAGGTGTAATACTCCAGCAGTTGAGTAGTTCCGCTGAGAGTGAAAGAAAAGGACAAGTCGGAGATGTCAAGACTCGTAGAGCAACAATAAACAATGAATCATCCGCTGAGACTGACACCATGGACATGGATTACTTTAAGGAGAAGAACCCATATTCAGGTATCATGATATCGGTTATTGTAGAAAGTTGTCATGCTCTTAAATAATTACGTTTTGGAAATTTTTCTGAAGCTGATGCGCCTTCATAGAATGGTGCTTGAaaataactttaataaattatattgtCTTAACATACCCGAGCAAGTTTTTGTAGTCGAACTACTTCGCTGATCTATGCTTCTCTATTTTGTGTATTGCAGGTGTAAATTCTAGTCCATCAGATAAGGTACTCTACCTATGCCTGTTATTGGGAATTAAATAATCTCATATGCTTATACAGATTTAAATATCCATCTGCATGTCTACACTATGACCTACAGGACCTTATGGTTTTGTCTGGTATCTGTTAATTCTAGAGTGATGTGCTCACATAATAAACAACTGGTGATAATAAAGGTCTACCTGGGTGCTATTTCTACTGGCCAAGTCAAGACTTCTTATAGAACATTTTCCGTTTGCATGTTGTACATTTTAGGTTTGCTAAATTATGAAGTAGTATAATATGACGATTGGCTGAGTATCCATGCTGTCTGTTTGTCCAAGTTGCACCTGCTGCTGTTCTTATATTTCAGTACGACCATTTGATATTTGTAGGCCTTCAATATGTACTCGAGTCTATCATATCCAGTTAATGTTTTCTCCTCAAGAGAGGCCAAACGTCAAGGCCCAAACACCAAACTGCCGGATATCAACTTGGAGCCCCCTGCCTTGCCAGCTGCAGCAGCGTCATCAGAGAATTCAGGTCCTAGCTCCTCAAAGACTCAAAGTTTGGAGATGGACATGCTCATGGCGCATGCTGAGCCATCTAAACCAAATTCTAATCTCATCCCGGAGGATTCTCGAGAAGCAGATCCAGGCAACAGATGGGTTAAGCGTCTCAAGCTGAGCTCTTCACAATATTCTTCTAGAGGCACAAAGAGTTCCGATCTGGCTGGATACTCGCATgataagaaaatgaaaaagcATTTTGGCAAAATTCTTACGAATGGCATCCTCAGCTCAGAACCATATTCAAGGAAGCGTCATGGTAAAGAATCAATGGCATTGGACAATAAAGGGTCCTTAATTAAGCAAAACACTGAAATTACGGTGAGCCCATCAAAAAAGAATATGGAGTTGTTGCTTTCACAACCCTGGATACAGAGGTGGCTGCATGATGAATCACGTAGTAGTACCCAAGAGTATACTGAAACGACCGCAGTTTGTGCATCACAAAGTTCGAAATTTGCAATGAAGAACAATCAAAAGGAGCAGTTTCCCAGTATCGGAGCTATGGCACTGATGGGAAAGGCTATGAGAGGTTTTCAACCATGTGATCTCCAAAAAAGGGGTTCGTTCACTGTTTGGAACACAAAGACCATCTGAAATAAGCCCTGTTCCACAGGCGTTACTTTCATTGACTGAGCCCCCTTCTCTTTGTTATCAAGGCCAACCCTGTCGCAATCTCTCAAATTGCACTCTCTGGACCGAATTTCCATCTGTAAGTGATCTATTTAATGAATATTAATTCACTTGAGTTCGTGaggcgattttttttttcatgaggACGATTCCCCTGGCTATACTGAAAAATTTACCCTAAATGCATGAGACAAATGAGCTCGAACATGGTATATAGACTTTTGTTCTTAATGTAGCATATGAATAACTTTTCCAGCCTAGTATGTGGGAAAGATTCAGTATAGGACAACATGCCTTCTATCAAGCTCGTTAATGGACTTAAAGAACGTCTACTTGTGAAACATTTCATGTCGTATGGATTGTATGAAATTATCATATGATATACATGCATAGGATGTGACAAATGGATTGTATGAAATTATCATATGATATACATGTATAGGATATGACAAAACATGTGTATGCTAGTTTATATTCTTGGAGTCGACATCAGCTGCatgaattttcttgtgtggttctTATAACTTTAGTGGTAAGATGTCATCAGTTGTCTATTCAATCTTTATTGAAAAGTGGTAACAAAGAAcaattgatttgattgaaggGTATTTTGACAACTTGAAGTTGCGATCTTTTGCAAGCAACCAATAAGAAACTGGTTTAGACaaaggatgttattacattctTGTTTTTCGTGGTACCCATTAATTCTTGTAAAGAAATTCATTGGTTTAATAATTCATTTTCCTATGGATAAATGGTGACATGGCCCAAGTTCTTCAATAGGCAAATCATTTGAAATTCACTCATCCAACCAAGTGGTCAGTGTAAAATCATTAAAGTTGTGTTGTATGgataaatttcaaatccatcgTTTTAAACTCCTCGATTTCTTACTGTAAACAAAAGTCAAATAAATCTCAAATCTACTTTATGTCGAGTTAAACAATTTCATTGTAATTCTGGttgaaatttttttctaaaatctaTTACATTGGTGTggagttttttttttgtcatcaCTGAGTTCAAATCCGAGCATCCCCCCTATTAGTTTAATATGACACAAtactttgcaatttttttttatctctttGGTGTGACTTAATTTACTCTGTTAATCATGTCTCTTCATGATATATTTAATTACTACTAATTATGATTGTTTTCATTTTTAATAATTGTATGAAACATAAACTGAAATCAACCTTAGCAAAGCACCATTTCAACTTGAATGCGAAATGTTTTGCTAAACCTAGTGAGCTAATCATCACCTATGAAAAGTGAACAATATCCTAGTTATGTTGTTTGTTAATATTGCATAAGGGGCTCTTTTAATATTTCTATCGGATCTGCGTCAAAAGTTTATTTATATTTCATTATTTCTTCTCCCATAAACCTCACCTTCGAATGATCGAACACTTTCTTTTCGACAAATAGTTGCCTTCTCGAGTATGATGGTGATCCCCGAACGAACACAGAATCCTTCTTCCTGCTTGTTACCTTCTTGAACACCCTGTTAAATCCAGGAAAAGTTGTGTAGGAAAAGAGCTGTTTTTGGTGAATAAATCTTTTGCATGATATGTGATAAATCTTACATCTTTGTTCCTGATGATCACATTTTCCCCTTTTCTTGCATTCTTGTCGATGATACAGTTCCTACATGTCAAAAGTTACATCTCTCAAATATGAACTCACAAGAAACCTCGGTATGGCCATTTCTTGGCTAAAACGGACCTCAAgctgtatatatatgtatgtatgtatgtacgtgTGTGTATATGCATCCAAGAAAAGGCTACATGCTTGTTAACCTGATTTTTGTATCTCTGCCGATCCCCATGGGAACCTTCCCTTGTGCGAGCAGGGAGGCGATTTCGGATTCTGTTTGGTAATAGTCGGCTCCCATCACCCTCCCGATAGTCTGTGAACACACATGCCTGCAAAAGAAGGCACATTATAATTTTCTTCGATGCAACAAAAAGGTAAAACATTTCTACAATTAATCAAGTAAAAACATACTTGGACATTGTGTTCTTTTACAGCAGCAGGTATGGTTTCCGATCCAAACTCATTCGAATTGGGATACGTGACATACGTCCACCTCAGGCGATTTAACAAAGTGTCTGTCCGAAATGCATAGACGCCCATTGAAGCGATATCTGAAGATTTTGCTGCATTGAGGGGTGACCCGTGACAGTCCTATGATAAACATATCCACTTGCTGCAGGAAGACGAATTTAACGAAATTTAAGACGAAATAAGACAAATATAACATCATTTATGTGATGATTGTGTATTACACGGTAGGTGGATCCTCGTGGGCAATGGTATCATACACGGTCTCACAGACAGTATCGTACACGATCTCGCAACTGGTCTCATACGCATTCTAAAGGGTTGGTTTCGTATGCATCTCGTAGGCGTAAGAGACATCAAGAGTTACCCGATGTAAATACTATGACGCTCAAGTCAGCAAATTACATAATGATAATCTCCGAAAATGAGAGAGCTCAAACGAGGTgggtcaaataattaaattaagcttATAACCCATAAATTAATAGACCCCATACTCTCGAGCGCCACCAGTGAACTGGGGTTGGTAGAGAGTATATATATTGGAAATAATTAGTTGGGAGATGGAGGCCGCCTTGGTCGCTAAAAAATTATTTGCTGAAAAAATAACTTTTTTTGTCGGCTTATCTTTTATTTATAGTCTCTATGAGTTATGCATTGACTTGTAGCTTTTATTCTAGTCGATATGACTTCTTGCTatgatttgtatttttttttatcattggtTCATGTCCAATAACGTAATGCTTGATGTGCGGTACTTGTGAATAGATCAAGATCCCGAGATTTTGCCTTAAAGGAAGTTCAAAACCTACCTCTTGGATGGTGGGTATCCCGGGACTTATTTTTATTGTCATGACCTCTTACGGAGCCGATGATTTAAATTTCTTGCGGGGATGTTCTGGCTTCTTATGCatgaatatatttaaataagcaTCTTGAAGGAGAGTTCGCAAAGTAAAATAAGACAACTATTTGGAGAACGCGATAATATTATTGTCTTCAGAACATTAAGATTGATAAAAGTGAAACAAGCAAAATAAAGATGATAATATGCTTGTCCAACTTGCATTCTAAGtgcagaatttttttttgtttgatcgGCTTCATCTTCGGTTTTATGTTGACGCGGTGGAGTGTATATTTAGGTGATATCATTAGTAGTGCATCTTCACGTCTTGTACCATGGAAGGGTTATCAAAGTATTTTCAATTCATGGGTCTTCCACGGACTTCTGAGCCGCACATCTAGAAATTATGTTGTAGTGAATCTGATGCTttccatatttttttttctatgaGATGCTTGCTATCTTGCTATCACCATAATCACGTATGAGATTATGATTCCTCCATTTTAAGGAATCTTTATCTTTTGGTTTTCGATATATATTTGCAAAATGATTGTGTGAAATTCTCTTTACAACTCACTGTCTCTAGCAACCTCATTTGCTCCAATTGGGAATTCCAGGTTGAGATATATGATAAAGTGAATCCTATTGTTAGAATAAGTTGACGATCGGCCTTCCTAAAATAACATTGTATAAGAAAGGATATTATCTCACAAAAAACTTTATCAACTTCTTAGCCTGCTATGGGTAAGAAACGAAAGCGAGTGGTGAAACATCTCCTAGAGGTTTGACTATTGGCAAAACCAACAAGTGGAGCGTTAACATATGTTAATTGGGTATAGTCTATTCCTAACTTCAGGAATGGATCGTAAAGATTATGTCTGCATAGATTCCAGAATGCAATAAGaccttcttcacccaaaagttAGATATATCATATGGGAGATAATGTGGCATCATGTTTGCCACGAAGGGACTTCAAATCTTCATTGCTGGAGGATAACTCTTCCTACACTTTAGTTATCTCGTGTTTTTCTTGTGTCCCCTTTAGCGGGACCCCTAGTTATCACTGCAATAATGTGCAGTGAGAAATTTCTCGTCCTCATTACTGCATTGACGCTTGTTGTCTCCCTATTGGTCTTGAGATTTATCCACAAAGTTTCTAGTTATCTATGCTTGAATATTTGTTCCATTTCAGCTCGTAAGTTCGAAACAATCGTTCTCTATCATTGAGGAGGTGACAATACTTCTCTGATTTCTGTCGTTTTATGATTTTCCTGTATTCGGTATGGGGTCGTAGTAAGCCTTATCTTTCGATCACCACTAGTATGTACATCAAACGTGCATTGATAGGAATGTGTTGGATATATAGACTTGGATTTGATGCTTCTCCTCCAACTTCTTTCCTTTGTACTTTTATTCTTCTCCTTTTCTTTTCTCCGAAATGTATGACCCAACAGATTCCTATACGCGTATGTATTTTTCCACCCTTCAAGTAATTATTCTGGAGTTCTCAGGGTTTTTCCTACTATCGATTCCTTAAATCTTCTATGATGAAGGTTTTGCTGCATTATTCCATCTAACAAGTCATGGTTGACATGCGTGACCTCGTGAATTGCTTGGATGAACCGTTGAACATATTCTTGTTGACCTTCTCCATCTATATGGATTATGGTGAACAAGTATGTTGTTGTATTTGAGTACTTTTTATTGATAGAAAATTGATGAAGGAAATGTTGGACGAATTGCTCCAAGCTTCTTATAGTTTGGGGAATTAGTTGAACCAAGAGAGTGCAACACCCGACGAATTAGTCCGAAAGATCTTACAGTAAGCGGCATCACTGATATTATACAAGTCAGCCTTGGCATAAAACATGTCGATGGGATATTGTGGATCACCCGTCCCATTGTACTCGTGCAAGTTTTTTTTATCTTCACTCCTACGAGTAGTACTTCGGCCAAGATAGCATAGGCGAAAGGACTACGTTGAGCAGTTAAAATTTTCTTAGAGATTTCTTCCCCTCTTGAGTGTGAACTTCAAGTAGGAAGGCGGCCCATGACTATCAACAATTCCTCCTAAGGTTTTGCCCTCTTCCCAGGATTTGTGGGTAACACATCATTAGTCTCGATCACCCTTTTTTCCCTTGCAGAACCCTCTTTCTGCAAACAAAGGACAACCTACTACCGAGTGTGCACCTATTATTG is part of the Primulina eburnea isolate SZY01 chromosome 1, ASM2296580v1, whole genome shotgun sequence genome and encodes:
- the LOC140827759 gene encoding uncharacterized protein, coding for MSDRVVQSVSETSGRSVQPMQTYQSVWMSHWIRASCKATAETLNLATVKGPAVTETRTSETMNDSTKMGTERLGFGSSIFKLSRKTDDMQRAVIHGNFERGKYVDINRGAQFPSMLRGVPLDEGTSKNPLEWMKDHPSADESGFVAMKPLQETFAEPSSLNVLYKHDLGKYESWKGKSGVSSLICGADVSKNLFDSTNLRVQEHISCNKHSQSADLVCQENKDSLPQSKNLMNACFRESNASLLFDIPSTSHNHLPTFNQEWFQKIQKCSGLRPYPDHYIVSEETEEKKSYYNSYSLQKLPNCLHNVETMRICTTMEEGNLRGFPGFSQTSHSLLITKTTDFNLSKEFDIFDGTRVITEANGNMAGKGNRGVILQQLSSSAESERKGQVGDVKTRRATINNESSAETDTMDMDYFKEKNPYSGVNSSPSDKAFNMYSSLSYPVNVFSSREAKRQGPNTKLPDINLEPPALPAAAASSENSGPSSSKTQSLEMDMLMAHAEPSKPNSNLIPEDSREADPGNRWVKRLKLSSSQYSSRGTKSSDLAGYSHDKKMKKHFGKILTNGILSSEPYSRKRHGKESMALDNKGSLIKQNTEITVSPSKKNMELLLSQPWIQRWLHDESRSSTQEYTETTAVCASQSSKFAMKNNQKEQFPSIGAMALMGKAMRGFQPCDLQKRGSFTVWNTKTI